DNA from Pseudoalteromonas marina:
ATCCATTTCAAAGTGACGCATGTGAGATCCTCGTAATGGCAATGTTGTTATTATTTTTATTGCTACTAGGCTGTGCATCGCAAAACTCAATACCAATACGTTGTAGCAAGTTTTTGCTTACCGTAGTGCGATAATGTGCGCTGCTGCGTACATCGCTCATTGGGGAAAAGTCGTCATTTATAGCGGCTGCGGCATCTATAAACGTACTTACTTGTAAGGGCTTAGCATTAAGTTTTTGCTCTATGTGCGCGGCGCGTTTGGGTATTGCTGCCATACCGCCCATGGCGCAGCGGGCATTGCTAATTACGCCTTGCGTTTGCTCTATAGCCAGTACTAAACAAACAGTAGATATATCATCTTCAAAGCGTTTTGAAATTTTATGACACGCAAGCTTTAACGAGTCTGGGCGTTTAGGTACGGTAATTTTGCTAATGACTTCGTCGCTTTTAATGACTGTTTTTTTGTAATCAACAAAGTAGTCGGCCACGTTTATAGTGCGTGTGCCTGCTGCGCTTAATAAATCCATAGTGGCATTAAGTGCAATTAATAATGGAGCTGGGTCGCCAATTGGAGAGGCGTTTCCTATGCTGCCGCCTAAGGTGCCACTGTTACGTACTTGATTAGAGCCTAGGCGTTCAAACAGCTCTTTAGACTCAGGGTAGTAAGTGCAAAACGCTTCAACAAATTGGCTGTAAGGTAGTGCTGCACCAATATGTAGCTCACCGTTGTTATCGCTTAATGTGCACAGCTCACTGGTTTGGCTAAGGGATATTATTACATCGGGCAATAGCATGTTTTGGCTAAGCTCAATGGCAAAGTCGGTGCCACCAGCAACCAAGTGTGCATGCGGGTAACGCGCTTTAAGCTCAACAAGTTGCGCTGCACTTTGCGGTAAATAAAACGTACGAGGGCCATTTTTTAAGCAAGGAATATCATCACCTATATTTAGTGATGCCTTAAATTGTGCCGCCATGGCTGAGTAAGGCTCATTTTTACGCTCATAGCTGTAGGCTTTTTCAACTGCGAGTAAAATAGGGCTATAGCCAGTACAACGGCACAAGTTACCACCTAAAGCATGAATAGCGGCTTTTTTACCTGGGTAACTCGGGTTATTAATATAAAGCGCCAGCATACTCATTATTATGCCAGGGGTACAAAAACCACATTGCGAACCATGGCACTCTACTAGTGCGCGTTGTACTGGGTGTAAGTCATCAAGGGTTGGGTAAAGCCCCGCTGTTACAGCTTCTACGGTTACTATGTGTTTTGCGTGTGCATTGCCTAATAAAAGCAGGCAGCTGTTCATGGTTTGGTAGTGCCAAACAGGGTTACCGTTTAAGTTTGTTTTTTCTTCGCCGACTAAAATTGTGCACGCGCCGCAATCGCCTGTAGCACACCCTTCTTTGGTGCCCACTTTCCCTTTTTTGGTGCGTAGCCAGTCCAAAATGGTGAGACTTGGCGAGCATTCTTGTTCTTCAATTGGCGTGTCATTTAATAAAAACTGAATCACACAGACCCCCTTAGCTTTTTAACACCTTGTTTTTAATAAGGTTTGTTGTTTGCTTTTTCGTATTGTTATTGCGCAAGTAAGAAAAAAGCTGTTTTATTATGATTAATACTTTGCAGTTAACATGCCATATCTGACCGATCGGTTAGCTTCTTGTGTCTCAGTGAGTTTAATAAGCATTAAAAGCAAGGTTGTGGGTTGTTTATTTGCTTTTATATCAGTAATTTATTTTATTTTTGTTCTTTTTTATATGAGGTGGTTAAATTTTTTTGTTAGCTTTTAGGTGAGATTTAAATAGCTTTTATATATAAACCTGACCAAAAGGATATGTTTATTTTTGTGAGCTTTTTGCTTTTGAAAAGTGCGTTTACATAACTTTTTAAGTTACAGATGTGTGAATATTTGATTGGCTAGGTTGAATTACTTTTTGTAAAAATAAGGTCTTTGTTAGCCATTACAGATTTAATGGGCACACAATGAACTTAACACACACAAATAACGCACTCACCTTTTTACTTACACTTAGCTTTGCGTTGCTTGGTGTATCGTTTGCTTTAGGTGCAAACCCAAACACACTCATAGCGACCTTCAGCTTTTATGAACTTGATACCTTATTCAGTGTAAATACGTTAGGTTTGTTCACAGGCACCGCTATGATTGCATTGGCACTCGCCACTCTAGCTGCACATTTTAAATTACTAAAGCCTATGCCAGTAGCTGTTTTAGCGTTAATTGTTTGCATTGTGCCTTTACTTACTTTATTGGCTAGTAACCGTTGGATGGCAC
Protein-coding regions in this window:
- the xdhA gene encoding xanthine dehydrogenase small subunit, translated to MIQFLLNDTPIEEQECSPSLTILDWLRTKKGKVGTKEGCATGDCGACTILVGEEKTNLNGNPVWHYQTMNSCLLLLGNAHAKHIVTVEAVTAGLYPTLDDLHPVQRALVECHGSQCGFCTPGIIMSMLALYINNPSYPGKKAAIHALGGNLCRCTGYSPILLAVEKAYSYERKNEPYSAMAAQFKASLNIGDDIPCLKNGPRTFYLPQSAAQLVELKARYPHAHLVAGGTDFAIELSQNMLLPDVIISLSQTSELCTLSDNNGELHIGAALPYSQFVEAFCTYYPESKELFERLGSNQVRNSGTLGGSIGNASPIGDPAPLLIALNATMDLLSAAGTRTINVADYFVDYKKTVIKSDEVISKITVPKRPDSLKLACHKISKRFEDDISTVCLVLAIEQTQGVISNARCAMGGMAAIPKRAAHIEQKLNAKPLQVSTFIDAAAAINDDFSPMSDVRSSAHYRTTVSKNLLQRIGIEFCDAQPSSNKNNNNIAITRISHASL